The nucleotide sequence GGTGTCCGTGCAAGTGGGGCAGGACCTGTCAGAAAGAGCGGAGCAACATGAATGCACTTCGTGGGCTAGAAATAGATCGAGTCAAGACAAGACAAGACAAACGAACTACTAAGCTCACTCAAGGTACTGGTTCTATTAATAACCGACGTTCCATCCGACAGTAGGCACATGATTCTGAGAAGACAACGCACAGCTTGCCCCTGATTCGAATCTTTTGGGTGCTGCGACTGCATTGTAATGGGTCGACATCACAAAGAATCGATTGTATGGAGATGGGTTCAAATCTAAGCCATGAATGCGTCGCAGACGATCTTGGTGCCACAATACGTTCTAACCCCTAATACGGCTTGACTCTGGTGTCGGATGCGATCAAGGTGATTCTATGACGTACTGAGCCGCGTCGGCTGCCCTATCTCTCGCGCATTCCCTCCCCACTCCGGCGCGTCTGATTTCTCAGTCTCTCCCGTTTATTCGAAGCACAACGATCATCGAGTCTGGCTATGAATATGCGAATAGCGATTTCACAGGAGTCGTGTCTTTAGATGTGGGCTCACAAAACATCATGATAGCAACAACTCCAGAAGGCACAGTCGTACACGGTCTCGATGGGTTCATGAACCAGGGGCCAGGGTGGACGAAACCGTTTCTGTCGATCTGCGTAATTGCGTCAAGACGACACATTCTAACAACTGATCACAAATTTCATATATGAATGAATTAGATTTAGTATTTAATCGACAGCTCATGGATCTTGGTATCAATGTGTTTGTCGCCGTAGCCTTGATTTGTGCTACCTATGTCTTACGAGACCTCTACCGGTCATGACAGAGGGGTGGGATGCGGATTTGGGAATTGATTGGTAGGGTAGTGAAGTCGAGTCGTCCCAGTCAGAGACAGCCGGACCCTTGTCAAATTCAATGAAAAACACGCAGGAGGATGAGCGAGAGAACTGGCGTGAGGTCGTCTCTTGATCGTCTAGTTGTCACATCTCCAGATTTCGACCGAATCACGGCTTCAAAAGCTGTGGGACGCATGAAGGCTGTTATCCAGAAGGATGATAGGGGCAGTTGTAATTGGCAGAGAACCAATCAGAGGATGAATTTCGCCTCATTGGGGCATTTCGAGCATCCCCTAACTCGGACCTGCCGCCTATTTAATCTTCCTGAAAATCTTCACTGCTGCTTCAACTCCACCATCTTGTGGACTGATCATCAACAGCATGTCCTTGTGCCCTGAAGCTTTCTAAAACCGTATCGACATAGGCCGTCATAGGACTTGTTCAGTAGTCAGATGTGGAGATTCCACTCGGGGTTGTTCCTTCGGTGCTCTCATTGCGTCTCAATGACTTGAATGGCCATGTTCCCAAGGCTGTCTCAACATCCCCCGCAGTCGTGGTCGTACTGGAGTCCGCCATGGTCAGCGCTCCAGAGCTCCTGTGACGAAGAGTCGCAAACGGTTGTTCATCAACCGTGTTCCGTCCAGCGCTTTCACCGCTCTTAGAGCTTCTTCGCGCGAACCCAATTGCACGAATCCATAGCCGGCGGATTTCTTGCTGCGTTTGTATCGAACGACAGAGGCGTGTGCTACCTCGCCATACGCTTCCAATAGTGCGCGGAGGTGATCATCGGACGCATCTTCTGACAGACCTCCCACATACACGACACAAGTGCTCATTCTTCTCCTCGTAACGCTGTCGCAGGTACTCACGAGATTAGTGCTGATCTCGCATCTCAAAATAGGTGTAGACGACGACGCTGATGACTGCAGTAATGTACAGGGCAGTCACGGCAGTGAGGGGATTCTGAACGAACCATTGGACGGAAGTCTGAAAGAGAGACATTGGTGTGCTAACTCTATTTTGCGTGTAAGAGACGAGTGGTGTATAGATGGTCGCGTGCCTGTTCAGTGCGCCTTGCTTCGGCGAGAGTTTGGTTTCTGCCTCATAATTGGTGTCCCATCCACCTCATGCAACGCAAACGGATACTCCTTCGCTAGCGAAGCGACTCCTTGCCGAATGACGTCAATGGAGGATGCGCTATGGCGCGGGATTGGATCAGACAGCCCTAGGAGGTGCCACCGGATCTTCGGTTTTTTAGGGGTAGATTTCTTGAGTTTTTTCTGAACGCGCGGAGTCGAATAGAAACTCATGACAACTCCTTAGGGTATGGACAGGAGCCTCGACGACAGACTCCTCAACCGGAGGAGCCTGGTGGCTCTGTCGTCCTGCCGACACTGAGTCTACTCAGCTCCGAACGGCGGCACATGCCATCCAATGAGACGAGTATGAGAACAGTATGCTATCGCGCGAAGACGGAGAGTGAGTACGAGGAGTGCGCGGAGAGACAGCAAATTTGAAGAACAATAAGTGTAACAGCCGCCTTGTGGGGGAGTCAAACTTTATGATTGAGTGAAGTTTTGATAGGCAACAAGATGTTTAGATTGCGATAGTTTCCGACGGGTTACCACAGTTGTGGGGCTGAGAACGGATCGGCATGAGTGAGGCTCGTGTTCATTCAACTGTCTCTGCTCGCGACGAGGTTGCGCCGAGTGTCAGCCAGAGTACCAGATATCCGGCCATCGCCGAGAGGAGCGATCCGAGGAGGATTCCAATACGTTCATCGAACAACGCAGGCCGCTGTAGTTCTTCAAAGGCGAGGGCACCGATAAATAGACTCATGGTAAACCCGATACCACACAGGATGGCAACGCCACACAGCTGGATCGCTGTGAGTCCCATCGGCAGACGGGCAATCCCCAGCTGGATCCCAGCCTTGCAGAATAGAAAGACGCCCAGTGGCTTGCCGAGAAATAATCCTAGCGTGATGCCCAAGGAGACCGGGTGCATGAGACTTTCCAGGGACACCTCGCTCAGAGAGATTCCGGCATTGAAGAAGACAAACAGGGGCAACGTGACAAAGGCCACTGCGGTGTGAAGTTCCTGTTCCAGAGTTCGAAGCGGAGAATGAGTCCTGTTTCTCCTGTCAGTGAGGGGAATAAATATTGCCAGAAGGATGCCGGCCAAAGTCGCGTGCACGCCGGACTTCAACACCGCAGCCCACATCACAAGGCCGACCAAGGCATAGAGGGGAATGGTCGTCACGCCGTTCCGGTTAAGAAGGAAAAGGACCAGAAGGCAGAGGCTCGCGGTCCACATCATCGTCGCGGAGAGATGTGCGGAAAAAAAGAAGGCAATGATCAGAATGGCACCGACATCATCGAAAATTGCGAGTGAGACCAGAAATATCTTTAGTGAAAGGGGAACTCGCCGACCCAACAGAGAGAGAATGCCCAAGGAGAAGGCCGTATCGGTGGCGATAGGAATAGCCCAGCCAGCCATACCAGCGGGATTGTCATAATTGATCCACCAATAGATGAGTCCGGGAACTACCATCCCGCCGAGAGCGCCCAGCGCCGGTAGCCTCACATTCGCCATATCGGAGAGTTCCCCCTCCAGGAGCTCCCGTTTTAACTCCATCCCGACTACAAAGAAAAACAGCACCATCAGGCCATCATTGATCCAGAGGAGAAGGGGTTTCTGAATCTGGAACTCCCCAAACTGAACTCCGGCCTGAATCTGTAGAAGGCTCTCATACAGATGCTTCAGGCCGGTATTGGCGCACAGCATGGCGAGTGCTGCGGCAAGAATCAGTAGAATGCCGCTGGCGGACTCCAGTCTTAGGAATGTGCGAATACTGCTAATCATTGAGCCAGTACCGACGCGTTCAGTGCTTAAAATGATGGTATTGTCTAGTTCGGTGTTTTCACCCTAATTGTAGGTGCATCCTGTGCACATCTCGACCTTCAAGGCAATCCCATAGTGTTGTGGTGGCATGCCTATCTTAACTCTGTAACATCGCCGACACGGAATGTCTCTACATCGCCTGTTACTTATCACGCATGAATGCATTCACGCGTGACTCCATTGACATGACCTTGGTTGGCCCTGTAGGGTAAGCGACACGTACTGAGCCACGCCGACTATCTTATCTCTCGCGCATCGCTCCCTTCCTCGCGCGTCTGATTCTCTAGTGTCCGCCGCTTTTACGCTGAGTCTCCGCCCGTATTCGCCCGATGGCTTGTCCCAGTGTGGGGGGCGGTCGGCGAGGATCGGAGGCTTCCACCCTCTTACCAAGGAGCCCTTGATGAATCAGGAACAGTTTGGGCAGTTCTGGAATCAATTGAAAACACCGCTCAAGGATTACTGGTCAAAGATTACTGCGGAGGATTTGACGGAGATCCGGGGGGATTTGGCGACGTTCGGTTCGGTCATTCAGAAGCGGTATGGAGAATTACAGAAAGAGGAAGTCCGCACATGGGTCAATCGACGATATGCCCACTGGTCTGGAAACTACATCGGGTATAAGGATCCGGCGCCGACGTCCTAACTGCCATGCTGTAGGTCTGAAAGTCGTCGAGATTCTCGACCTCGTGCAATGGTCATCAACAAGACTGATGGAGTGAGCGGGTGGGCAAGGTGCGTTGACAGGGGAATGAGCGGATGGTACGGTGCAGTCACCACGTTTGATGTGCCCGTTCCTTCCCAATTCCTTTCACTCACTCCGTCAACATTCCCTCCGTGTGTGATCGAGATCGGATCAAGGAGTTTGTCTGCTCGTTTTTCTCATTCACGTTCGTGATCCACAGTTTTATGCACTTCCCGCGAAGACACGGGCTGCGAACGGCAACGTCCGTGTGATGGGCTTCCCTCCAATTGGGATCATGTCCTTGTCATCCGTGATCAAACAGGCAGGGCACGAATGTGTGCTTTTTGATCAAGCGAACCCCGATACGCCGAACCAGGTCATCATTGACCGGATCAACCGGGAGCAACCGGTGCTCGTCGGGCTTAGTTTTCTCAGTACCACGAGCTATCCCTACGCCAAGATGTTGGCGCGAGAAATTCGTGCGACCAACCAAAAAGTCAAGCTCGCCTTCGGTGGGGTGTTTGCTAGCCTGAATGCCTCGTTGGTGAAACTACAATGTCCCGAAGTCGATTTTGTCTGTCGTGGCGACGGTGAGCAGTTGCTGCTCGATCTGTTGGCGAACTTGGAAACCCCCCAAGCTGTCGCAAGCCTGACTTGGATGAAGGATGGCCAGGTCGTCCAGAATCCGAATCGTCCCACCGAGCGGCACCTGGATCAGTGGCCCTTTCCGGATCGCGAGAGCCTGGAACTCGACTATGTTGAATCCATGCCACTGGATGTTCCGGTCGTGCTCTCCATGAGACGGTTCACAACGATGCAAACGTCCCGGGGATGTCCCTGGCCCTGCATCTTCTGCGACATTCCGATCTTCAACGAGGGGAAGTGGCGAGCCCGTAGTCCTCAGCATGTAGTCGCAGAGCTCAAGCATCTCGAAGCACTCGGCTACGAGTCCGTCGGGTTTGTCGACGATCACTTTTTGCTTCAGCCCAAGCGGATCGAAGCGATTTGTAACGGAATCATGGATGCGAAGCTGTCAATACGGTGGGGCATCGAGGGGCGTGTCGATTCGGTGGCCCAACATCTGTTTCCCGCCATGGCGAAGGCCAATTGCGGCGCGATGATGTTCGGGATTGAAAGCGGCAGTCAGAAGATTCTCGATCGGTTGAAGAAGGAACAGACGCTGGATCAGGTCACAACCGCCGTTAAAAACGCGAAAAAAGCCGGCGTGGAAATAGTACATGGGTTCTTCACTGTGGGCAATCCGGACGAGACGATCGAAGATATGGAAGCTACCTTCGACTTCGCGTCGGCCCTGCCGCTTGATACGTTTGGATTCAACCGACTCTGCGTCTATCGGGGGACACCTCTGTGGCAGGAATACGTCAAACGCGGGTTGGTCAACGAAACTACAGATTGGTACAAGTATTTCAAATGTTCAGAAATCGATCCGACTTGCCTCTCAGGCGAAACAATCAACCGCGTCAGACAGGCGGGGATCAAAAAGCTCTTTCGCTACAAACTTATCCATTACCCCCGTCAGACCTTTCAGCTTCTCCGTCGTTTTTTTCGTTATATGCCGATCCGAGATGTGCTCTATCTCCTGCTCAAACCCTTCATGGGCCAGAAGAAGGGTGCGACGAAGGCTGAGGTGGTGTCGCGCTTGGTCGAGCATGCCGACATGAAAGATGCGGCGGCGCAGCTGACGCAGGTGTCGGATGAGATGCTGCACAATGTGTTTGAAGCCTCTCGCCTCGAACGTTTGCAGATCCAGCAAGCCGCAGACGGGTCACGCGAGCTGCCGATGGTGCGGTCTCGATAGGTGGCACACGGGTGTATATCTGTAGTGCTTGGTTAGGACCAAGATACCGTTACTCCAGACTGATCGGCGTAATCCTGAAATCTGCATTATCAAAACTATCTTCAGATGGTCGGCCGCTGATTGCGCATCCGGCGAAGTGACGGGGACGAGACTGTGCCACCGTCGTCGTTGGCTCTTCCCAACCCAGTGCAATACGCTCATGCAGACGGCACCCAGTTGCCGTAGGCGCCCTCTGATACAACCACTAATCACGCAGGCAGTTCAGCCACCATGTCCGTGAGCGGCCTGTGCTCTCGTTCGAAACCTACCGGCGCGCTGCGGCAGGAGCATGCAGAACGGGCTTGCTTATTTTGGCTGGGGCCCGTCCGAGCTCCAGTTCGATCAACTTCACCGACAGCTCCAAGATTTTTGTGGCCTGTGCTTGGAGGGTCTCTTCCTTGATGGCATGGTTGAGATAGTTCTGGCAGAGGTTGTACATAGCCGCTCTGTACAGTTGAAGACCCTGCGTGCGCTTAACAAGGGTATGAGAAATTTGCGAGAACGTGCGGGTCAATTCTTCTTTCACGCTCGCATCGAGCTTGTCGGTTGAGAGGTCGCGTATGGCTGCTAAGGCATTCGTGACATTCTGGTCTACGTCGAGCGGCGGCTCCGCGCAAAATCGACCAGCCTCACTCGCAGCATTCTCCTCGAGCCGCACCAGGACCACCCGCCGATCGGCACTCACGGCCAACGTTCCCACCCGACTTTCGATATCGTCGATCACGACTGGTGACTTGGGACTGGAAAATATATTCAACCCGCACCCGGACAGCATCAACAGAGTCGCGATGAGGCTCGTGCGCAGAGATAAAGTCGGTATCATGGTGAGGCCTCCTAATGAGAATGAAAACCATACTGATGACGGCCTGTGATATACGGTGTTTATCGGGTTCATGTTGGGTAGCATGGACGAAGTCCTGAAGAACTGCAAGAGCCGCATTGCGTAGTAGTACGATGCCAACCGTGAGTGATGACATTGGTGGAGATGGGCAGCTGACCCCGGAATCGCTACTGGACTCGGTGGAGCAGGGATTTATCGCTTGGGGATGGGCAGACGTTCCGATTCTAGGCTGTCATTCCTGCCGACACAGATTCGGGAAGCTCGAATCTGTGTCGGGTCAAGGGGTGGCAGCAAGATAGAGAATAGCTCCAGACACATTAGGCCGCTTTCGCTTTTCAGTAAAGCTGCCCTTTTGCCGCCGCTACGACGTTGACCGTCGTGAAGCCGAATTTCTTTTGGAGTTCCTTGAGGGGCGCGGATGCACCGAACGTCTTCATGCCGATGATCTCGCCGGTCAGCCCCGCATACCGTGCCCAGCCAAACGTGGAGGCCTGTTCCACACAGACCCGCGCCGTCACGTTCGGAGGAATGACGCTGTCGCGATAGGCCTGCGGTTGATGTTCGAAGAGTTCCCATGAGGGCATGCTCACCA is from Candidatus Nitrospira nitrosa and encodes:
- a CDS encoding B12-binding domain-containing radical SAM protein, giving the protein MGFPPIGIMSLSSVIKQAGHECVLFDQANPDTPNQVIIDRINREQPVLVGLSFLSTTSYPYAKMLAREIRATNQKVKLAFGGVFASLNASLVKLQCPEVDFVCRGDGEQLLLDLLANLETPQAVASLTWMKDGQVVQNPNRPTERHLDQWPFPDRESLELDYVESMPLDVPVVLSMRRFTTMQTSRGCPWPCIFCDIPIFNEGKWRARSPQHVVAELKHLEALGYESVGFVDDHFLLQPKRIEAICNGIMDAKLSIRWGIEGRVDSVAQHLFPAMAKANCGAMMFGIESGSQKILDRLKKEQTLDQVTTAVKNAKKAGVEIVHGFFTVGNPDETIEDMEATFDFASALPLDTFGFNRLCVYRGTPLWQEYVKRGLVNETTDWYKYFKCSEIDPTCLSGETINRVRQAGIKKLFRYKLIHYPRQTFQLLRRFFRYMPIRDVLYLLLKPFMGQKKGATKAEVVSRLVEHADMKDAAAQLTQVSDEMLHNVFEASRLERLQIQQAADGSRELPMVRSR
- a CDS encoding RNA recognition motif domain-containing protein encodes the protein MSTCVVYVGGLSEDASDDHLRALLEAYGEVAHASVVRYKRSKKSAGYGFVQLGSREEALRAVKALDGTRLMNNRLRLFVTGALER
- a CDS encoding CsbD family protein, coding for MNQEQFGQFWNQLKTPLKDYWSKITAEDLTEIRGDLATFGSVIQKRYGELQKEEVRTWVNRRYAHWSGNYIGYKDPAPTS
- the nhaA gene encoding Na+/H+ antiporter NhaA, with amino-acid sequence MISSIRTFLRLESASGILLILAAALAMLCANTGLKHLYESLLQIQAGVQFGEFQIQKPLLLWINDGLMVLFFFVVGMELKRELLEGELSDMANVRLPALGALGGMVVPGLIYWWINYDNPAGMAGWAIPIATDTAFSLGILSLLGRRVPLSLKIFLVSLAIFDDVGAILIIAFFFSAHLSATMMWTASLCLLVLFLLNRNGVTTIPLYALVGLVMWAAVLKSGVHATLAGILLAIFIPLTDRRNRTHSPLRTLEQELHTAVAFVTLPLFVFFNAGISLSEVSLESLMHPVSLGITLGLFLGKPLGVFLFCKAGIQLGIARLPMGLTAIQLCGVAILCGIGFTMSLFIGALAFEELQRPALFDERIGILLGSLLSAMAGYLVLWLTLGATSSRAETVE